CGTCCCGTACACGTCCATGATGTCGGGGTTGGAGATCAGCGTCACGTCGTCCATACCGATCTCGGCCTGTTCGCTCTGGAGCGCCGGGCGGATCGCCGAGTAGTTCAGCGGAACGCGCATCGTGACGTCGACGCCGTCGACCTCCCCCTCGATGAGGTTCTTCATCGGCATGTACCGGCGCTTGGCGTCGCTGGGCGTCCCCGGCGTCAGCACCATCGTGATCTCCTCGGCGTTCGGACCGGGCGTGCCGACGACCGCACCGCCGGAATCGGTGCCCGACGAGCCGCCCGAGCCGCTACCGCCGTCGGAGGAGCCGCCGTCCGTGCTCCCCGAACCCGAGGAGCTGCTACACCCCGACAGCGCCACGAGCGCGGCGACGCTCGACGCACCGCCGGTCAGGAACTTCCGTCGACCCACTCGACCGCTAGCTTTCGAACCCGTCCCTGTAGATCCCTGGCCGCAATTCTGATCTGACATCACCTGAACGGGGTTCTGGGGGAGAAATAACCGTTGGCTGAGTAGAGTCCGGAGTCGTCGACGGACGACGCTGAAGCCCCTTCTCGCCTCGCGGTAGTCCGTACCGGTCCATACTCGACGAGACGGGAGGTGGGTACGACCGCGGACGGACGCGCGGAATAGAGAGTACCCAGTGAAGACTTACCCGGCCCGTTTCGCTTGGTCGGACCGATCACATGGACGATCCACGCAACCGGTCGGACCGCTTCGAACTGATCGCCGCGACCGACGGCGACGTCCTCGAACGATTCGCCGACTCGGTGCTCGCCGAGGAGCCCGCCCTGCGGGTGCTCCAGGAGCCTCGCCCGCAACTGGTCATGCAGCGGGTCCGCGAGCCCGTCGAACGTCGGCCGTTCAACCTCGGGGAAGTCGTCGCGACACCGGCGGAAGTATCGCTCGACGGCACGCGCGGGTTCGCGATGGTCCCGGGCAAGGCCGAGCGGGCCGCCTTCTCGGGCGCAGTCGTCGACGCCGCCGTCGCCGCCGACCACGCCGTCACCGAGAAGGTGGTCGCGGCGCTGTCGCGGACCGCCGACGCCTACAAGGACGAGCGCCGTCGCGAGTGGGCCGAGAGCCGCCACACGACCGTCGAGTTCGAGACGATGGAGGACGACCTGTGAGAGCGCTCGGACTCGACCCCGTCCACGACACGCGCCGGACCTTCCGGGCGCTGTGCGACGCGACGAGTCGCCCCGGCACCGTCGTCTCCGTCGGCTCCGACCCCGCCGACCACGCGGTCGTCGCCACGCTCGTCGACCACGAGGTGACGACGTGGACACCCGACGAGCGCCTTCGAGAGGCGCTGGAGAACCAGGGGCGACTCGACGCGGCGTCGCCGACGAGCGCCGACGTGGTCCACGCCGTCGGGCGCCCCGACTGGGACGTGCGCGAGTGCGACCGCGGGACCCTCGTCGAACCCAGCGAGGGCGCGACCGTCGTCTACCGTGTCGACGATCTCGGTGGGCCCGAGGACCCCGGGCTCACCGGCGTCGAACTCGCCGGTCCAGGCGTCGACGGCGCCCGCCGCTTCGGTGTCGGCCTTCGGGTCGGCGAACTCGAACGGCTCGGCGAGGCCCAGTCGACCTATCCCCGCGGCGTCGACGCCTACCTCGCGGTCGGCGAGCGCGTCGCGGCGATCCCGCGGTCGTCGGACCTGGAGGTGCTGTAGATGGGGTACGTCGCGGTCACCGCCGGCGAGGAGATCATCGGTCGCGCCGAAGACCTCTTCGAGAAGCAACGTCTGGAGGGTGACTCCGAGACGCTGTCGGTCGACCAGCTCGACGACCAGCTCTCCCGGCTCACCGCCCAGGCGATGAGCGAGGGCGGCCTCTACGCGCCGCGCCTCGCCGCGCTCGCGGTCAAGCAGGCCCAGGGCGACACCGTCGAGGCCGCCTTCCTCCTGCGAGCCTACCGCTCGACGCTCGAACGGTGGGAGGAGACCGAACCGGTCGACCCCGACGAGCTGTTCGCGACCCGCCGGGTCTCCCCCGCCTACAAGGACGTGCCCGGCGGCCAGATCCTCGGGCCGACGAAGGACTACACCCAGCGCCTGCTCGATTTCGACCTCGACGGCGAGGCGAACGGAACCGAGTCGGCCGACGGCGACGACGCGGCGGACGAGCCCTCGGACCCGACCGCCGACTGGGACCTCCCCGACGGCGAGCCGACGACCGTGCAGAACGTCATGGAGGTCCTCCGCGACGACGGGCTCGTTCACGATCCGGACGAGACCGCCGACGGTGCCGACGAGGGTGCGGACGCCGACGGTGCCGACGACGGAACAGACGACGAGTACGAGGAGCCCGCGGACACGACCCGGGAGCCGGTCACGCATCCGCCCGACCGCGACGAGGTGCTGCAGGAACTCGCCCGCGGCGAGACGGGCGCCGTGACCGCCCTGGGCTACTCGGCGATGCGCGGCTACGGCCAGGTCCACCCGACGCTGGCCGAGGTGCGCGTCGGGAAACTCCCCGTGCGGATCACCCACCCCTACACCGGCGACGCCGTCCGCGTGACCGACGCCGAGGTGACCGAATCGGAGGCGGTCGTCCCGGTCTACGAGAAGCGCGAGGACCCGCAGTTC
This DNA window, taken from Halosimplex litoreum, encodes the following:
- the phnG gene encoding phosphonate C-P lyase system protein PhnG; protein product: MDDPRNRSDRFELIAATDGDVLERFADSVLAEEPALRVLQEPRPQLVMQRVREPVERRPFNLGEVVATPAEVSLDGTRGFAMVPGKAERAAFSGAVVDAAVAADHAVTEKVVAALSRTADAYKDERRREWAESRHTTVEFETMEDDL
- the phnH gene encoding phosphonate C-P lyase system protein PhnH, with protein sequence MRALGLDPVHDTRRTFRALCDATSRPGTVVSVGSDPADHAVVATLVDHEVTTWTPDERLREALENQGRLDAASPTSADVVHAVGRPDWDVRECDRGTLVEPSEGATVVYRVDDLGGPEDPGLTGVELAGPGVDGARRFGVGLRVGELERLGEAQSTYPRGVDAYLAVGERVAAIPRSSDLEVL
- a CDS encoding carbon-phosphorus lyase complex subunit PhnI — its product is MGYVAVTAGEEIIGRAEDLFEKQRLEGDSETLSVDQLDDQLSRLTAQAMSEGGLYAPRLAALAVKQAQGDTVEAAFLLRAYRSTLERWEETEPVDPDELFATRRVSPAYKDVPGGQILGPTKDYTQRLLDFDLDGEANGTESADGDDAADEPSDPTADWDLPDGEPTTVQNVMEVLRDDGLVHDPDETADGADEGADADGADDGTDDEYEEPADTTREPVTHPPDRDEVLQELARGETGAVTALGYSAMRGYGQVHPTLAEVRVGKLPVRITHPYTGDAVRVTDAEVTESEAVVPVYEKREDPQFAFGYGLSFGRNERKAIAMTILDASIQLDGADEPAENPEFVLDTVDGMDSFGFIEHLKLPHYVTFQSILDRIRAIRERGEIDGADADVDGAPEADADVDGAPEADDRPETDDPVAATGGDDD